From a single Brassica rapa cultivar Chiifu-401-42 chromosome A01, CAAS_Brap_v3.01, whole genome shotgun sequence genomic region:
- the LOC103828783 gene encoding uncharacterized protein LOC103828783, translated as MPREYWTYAFSAAVYLINRLLSPTIAMQSPYQKLFGQTPNYEKLRVFGCLCFPWLRPYTDHKLQPRSKECVFIGYSLTQSAYYCLDVSTGRVYTSRHVQFVETEFPFTKLSKADHPKSSSSTTYAPPASTIPMGRVGPSSTDLHPSQSQTPTAQVLPSISEPTLSSSTSEPTAHSQNESTPMTQPQPIITEPTAQQQNESTPTTQPLPTTNQPAPSPAVPLETSETENPVTEQPQNVHKMQTRAKNKIIKPIQKLTLTVAGKKGDATEPTTIIQAMKQDRWRKAAIAEFDAHIANHTWDLEPPNEAQNVIGCRWVFTTKYLANGEEERSKGRLVAKGYTQRYGVDYSETFSPVIKSTTIRLVIDIAVTKSWPLKQLDINNAFLQGDLIEEVYMMQPPGFVDKDRPGYVCRLRKPIYGLKQALRSWYMSRKRHLLTTGFVNSSADASLFVHTTGNTITYVLVYVDDIIVTGNDNHQIQTVLHSFAARFSIKDPVDLHYFLGIQVTRTDSGVHLCQQKYINDLLHKANMTDAKPIATPVPTTPKLKLDSDSPLQDATQYRSVVGSLQYLAFTRPDISYAVARLSQFMHKPTGDHWQAAKRVLRYLSGTRSHGIFLHKKTPLTLHSFSDADWAGDTDDYVSTNRYIIYLGQNPISWSSKKQKGVARSSTEAEYRAVANTASEVTWLCSLLSELQIQLLSPLVIYCDNVGAMYLCANPVFHSKMKHIALDYHFTRNMIQAGRLRVTHVSTHDQLADTLTKPLPRSQFQHACSKIGVCSAPPS; from the coding sequence ATGCCGCGAGAATACTGGACGTATGCCTTCTCTGCTGCTGTCTACCTGATAAACCGCTTACTCTCCCCAACAATCGCAATGCAGTCGCCATATCAGAAATTATTTGGTCAGACACCAAACTATGAGAAGCTTAGAGtatttggatgcctatgcttccCGTGGTTACGGCCTTATACTGATCATAAGCTGCAGCCTCGGTCAAAAGAATGTGTTTTCATTGGCTACTCATTGACACAAAGCGCATACTACTGCCTTGATGTGTCCACTGGTCGTGTCTATACATCTAGACATGTGCAGTTTGTGGAAACAGAGTTCCCGTTCACCAAACTGAGTAAAGCTGATCATCCTAAGTCTTCGTCTTCTACTACCTATGCTCCTCCAGCCTCCACCATACCAATGGGAAGAGTGGGACCCTCGAGCACAGACCTTCACCCGTCGCAGTCACAGACTCCCACAGCTCAGGTATTGCCTTCTATCTCTGAACCTACACTCTCTTCTTCAACCTCTGAGCCCACTGCTCATTCTCAAAATGAGTCAACACCCATGACTCAGCCACAACCTATTATCACAGAGCCCACTGCTCAACAACAAAATGAGTCGACACCCACGACTCAGCCATTACCCACCACAAATCAACCTGCTCCCTCTCCAGCCGTGCCTTTAGAAACCAGTGAAACAGAAAATCCAGTTACAGAACAACCACAAAATGTCCACAAAATGCAAACTAGAGCCAAAAACAAGATTATTAAACCGATACAGAAACTCACTCTTACTGTTGCAGGAAAGAAAGGTGATGCTACTGAACCAACAACAATTATACAAGCTATGAAACAAGACCGTTGGAGGAAGGCTGCAATCGCTGAATTTGATGCTCATATAGCAAATCATACTTGGGATCTTGAACCACCGAATGAAGCACAAAATGTTATTGGATGCCGATGGGTATTCACAACAAAATATCTCGCGAATGGTGAAGAAGAGCGTTCCAAAGGAAGATTGGTTGCTAAGGGCTACACACAAAGATATGGAGTGGACTACTCTGAAACCTTCAGTCCGGTGATTAAATCTACAACCATACGCCTTGTCATTGACATTGCAGTCACGAAGTCTTGGCCACTCAAGCAACTGGATATCAataatgcatttctacaaggtgaCTTAATAGAGGAAGTCTACATGATGCAACCCCCTGGTTTCGTAGACAAAGATCGTCCTGGTTATGTTTGTCGTCTGCGAAAACCAATTTACGGCCTTAAACAAGCTCTGCGCTCATGGTATATGTCACGTAAACGCCATCTCCTCACCACTGGCTTTGTTAACTCCTCTGCTGATGCTTCCCTGTTTGTCCACACCACTGGCAACACGATCACTTATGTCTTGGTATACGTTGACGACATTATTGTCACAGGGAACGATAATCACCAAATACAAACTGTTCTCCACTCTTTTGCTGCTCGCTTCTCAATCAAAGACCCTGTTGATCTACACTATTTCCTCGGCATTCAGGTTACTAGAACCGACTCTGGTGTACATCTCTGTCAACAGAAATACATCAATGATCTCCTACATAAGGCCAATATGACAGATGCGAAACCTATCGCTACACCGGTTCCCACTACACCTAAACTCAAGCTTGATAGCGACAGTCCTCTTCAAGATGCGACACAATATAGGTCAGTGGTTGGCAGCTTACAATATTTGGCCTTCACCAGACCAGATATCTCGTATGCCGTAGCTCGACTCTCTCAGTTTATGCACAAACCAACTGGAGATCATTGGCAGGCAGCAAAGCGAGTCCTCCGATACTTGTCTGGTACGCGATCACATGGTATCTTCTTACACAAGAAAACACCTCTTACACTACATTCTTTttctgatgcggattgggccGGTGACACAGACGATTATGTCTCCACAAACAGGTATATCATCTACTTAGGACAGAATCCGATCTCCTGGTCTTCAAAGAAACAGAAAGGGGTGGCGCGCTCGTCTACTGAAGCTGAATATCGAGCTGTAGCAAATACAGCTTCCGAAGTCACATGGCTATGCTCGCTTCTATCAGAACTACAAATTCAGCTTCTCTCTCCTCTGGTCATATATTGTGATAATGTTGGAGCTATGTATCTGTGTGCTAACCCAGTTTTCCATTCCAAAATGAAGCACATTGCTTTGGACTATCACTTCACACGAAACATGATTCAAGCAGGTAGGCTCCGGGTAACACATGTATCTACTCATGATCAGTTAGCGGACACGCTCACAAAACCACTCCCAAGAAGTCAGTTTCAGCATGCTTGTTCCAAGATTGGAGTGTGCTCAGCccctccatcttga
- the LOC103828802 gene encoding mechanosensitive ion channel protein 3, chloroplastic isoform X2, with amino-acid sequence MMMMRTVSLPLSHHKIHQASGYHNCLIACKNRTLTRLSSFSTRQEDVWSLQLLETLRGSKAPVSSCTNAFVCRAALFPGSGSHGPIVKSTALVLTRACDALHGNPHLVKLLSAVAILAFGTWGIRPLLGLTRATLFEGNDANSPKSSTQYIVVSYLQPLLLWSGALLFCRTLDPIVLSSSASQAVKTRFLSFARSMSTVLAFACCLSSLLQQVQKFFMETNNPADTRNMGFSFAGKAVYTAAWVAAASLFMELLGFSTQKWLTAGGLGTVLLTLAGREILTNFLSSIMIHATRPFILNEWIQTKIGGYEVSGTVEHVGWWSPTIIRGDDREAVHIPNHQFSVNIVRNLTQRTHWRIKTHLAISHLDVSKINSIVADMRKVLSKNPQIEQQKIHRRVFLEDVDPENQALRILISCFVKTSRFEEYLCVKEEVLLDLLRVIRHHGARLATPIRTVQRMRNETEADSAAFSDIVFNQAAMNRRLMLIEPSYKINGDDNAKSSRPKSSEQKGEEKDPEGEATDSKAETENNGSNTKNEKPKVSLDSNSSTGNKGSRTGSTDQSIEHKSEEKKKDSAGESTKSEKENVSDGESATEQTLKPKARQGTEKSNGDEKARDVRGSGTSSSLEENIVLGVALDGSKRTLPIDEELEASSSLM; translated from the exons AGACAAGAAGACGTTTGGAGTCTTCAGCTTCTCGAGACCTTGCGTGGTTCAAAAGCCCCTGTATCATCTTGTACTAATGCATTCGTTTGCCGAGCAGCTCTCTTTCCAGGGAGTGGAAGCCACGGCCCCATTGTTAAATCAACTGCACTAGTACTCACAAG GGCATGTGATGCTTTACATGGAAATCCTCATTTAGTGAAACTACTTTCAGCAGTTGCGATTCTTGCATTTGGTACATGGGGAATTAGGCCCCTCCTGGGCTTAACCAGAGCTACCTTGTTTGAG GGAAATGATGCAAATTCACCAAAGAGCAGCACACAATACATTGTTGTGTCATATCTTCAGCCTTTGCTGCTTTGGAGTGGAGCTCTCCTTTTCTGCAG AACATTGGACCCAATAGTATTGTCTTCAAGTGCCAGCCAAGCTGTTAAAACTCGCTTTCTTAGCTTTGCGCGGTCCATGTCAACAGTGTTGGCATTTGCCTGCTGTTTATCAAG CCTACTTCAGCAGGTGCAGAAATTTTTTATGGAGACAAATAATCCTGCCGATACCAGAAAT ATGGGTTTCAGTTTTGCTGGGAAAGCTGTTTACACTGCTGCGTGGGTCGCTGCTGCTTCATTGTTTATGGAGCTTTTGGGTTTCTCTACCCAAAAATGGCTAACAGCTGGAGGTCTGGGGACAGTACTGCTTACTCTCGCTGGTCGTGAG ATACTTACTAACTTCCTTTCAAGCATTATGATTCATGCTACACGGCCCTTTATTCTGAATGAGTGGATCCAGACCAAGATAGGAGGTTATGAAGTTTCTGGCACAGTAGAG CACGTTGGCTGGTGGTCACCTACGATTATCAGAGGTGATGACCGTGAAGCGGTTCATATTCCTAACCACCAGTTCAGTGTTAACATTGTGAGGAATCTAACTCAAAGGACACATTGGCGCATCAAAACACATCTTGCCATCAGCCATCTTGATGTCAGCAAAATTAAT AGTATTGTGGCTGATATGCGCAAGGTGTTGTCCAAAAATCCTCAAATCGAGCAACAAAAAATACACAGAAGAGTCTTTTTGGAGGATGTAGATCCAGAGAACCAAGCCCTTAGG ATTCTCATATCCTGTTTTGTGAAGACTTCGCGTTTTGAAGAGTACCTTTGTGTTAAG GAAGAAGTTCTCTTGGACCTTCTTAGAGTTATCAGGCATCATGGCGCACGTCTAGCAACCCCAATTCGCACAGTTCAGAGGATGCGTAATGAGACTGAGGCAGACAGTGCAGCATTTTCAGACATAGTTTTCAATCAAGCAGCTATGAACCGTCGACTCATGTTGATTGAGCCATCCTACAAAATCAATGGCGATGATAATGCCAAGTCCTCCCGTCCTAAATCATCAGAGCAGAAAGGTGAAGAAAAAGACCCTGAAGGAGAAGCAACGGACTCCAAGGCTGAAACAGAAAACAACGGATCAAACACTAAAAATGAGAAACCCAAAGTAAGTCTTGATTCCAACTCTAGTACAGGCAATAAAGGTTCGAGAACCGGGTCAACGGACCAGTCTATAGAACACAAatcagaagagaagaagaaagatagtGCAGGAGAGTCAACCAAATCAGAGAAGGAGAACGTTTCTGATGGCGAAAGTGCAACAGAGCAGACACTGAAACCAAAAGCAAGACAAGGGACCGAAAAGAGCAATGGAGATGAGAAAGCTAGAGATGTTCGTGGATCTGGTACAAGTTCTTCGTTAGAGGAAAATATTGTTCTCGGTGTTGCTTTGGATGGCTCAAAACGTACACTCCCGATTGATGAAGAACTCGAGGCATCTAGTTCGTTAATGTAG
- the LOC103828802 gene encoding mechanosensitive ion channel protein 3, chloroplastic isoform X1 — MMMMRTVSLPLSHHKIHQASGYHNCLIACKNRTLTRLSSFSTRQEDVWSLQLLETLRGSKAPVSSCTNAFVCRAALFPGSGSHGPIVKSTALVLTSRACDALHGNPHLVKLLSAVAILAFGTWGIRPLLGLTRATLFEGNDANSPKSSTQYIVVSYLQPLLLWSGALLFCRTLDPIVLSSSASQAVKTRFLSFARSMSTVLAFACCLSSLLQQVQKFFMETNNPADTRNMGFSFAGKAVYTAAWVAAASLFMELLGFSTQKWLTAGGLGTVLLTLAGREILTNFLSSIMIHATRPFILNEWIQTKIGGYEVSGTVEHVGWWSPTIIRGDDREAVHIPNHQFSVNIVRNLTQRTHWRIKTHLAISHLDVSKINSIVADMRKVLSKNPQIEQQKIHRRVFLEDVDPENQALRILISCFVKTSRFEEYLCVKEEVLLDLLRVIRHHGARLATPIRTVQRMRNETEADSAAFSDIVFNQAAMNRRLMLIEPSYKINGDDNAKSSRPKSSEQKGEEKDPEGEATDSKAETENNGSNTKNEKPKVSLDSNSSTGNKGSRTGSTDQSIEHKSEEKKKDSAGESTKSEKENVSDGESATEQTLKPKARQGTEKSNGDEKARDVRGSGTSSSLEENIVLGVALDGSKRTLPIDEELEASSSLM, encoded by the exons AGACAAGAAGACGTTTGGAGTCTTCAGCTTCTCGAGACCTTGCGTGGTTCAAAAGCCCCTGTATCATCTTGTACTAATGCATTCGTTTGCCGAGCAGCTCTCTTTCCAGGGAGTGGAAGCCACGGCCCCATTGTTAAATCAACTGCACTAGTACTCACAAG TAGGGCATGTGATGCTTTACATGGAAATCCTCATTTAGTGAAACTACTTTCAGCAGTTGCGATTCTTGCATTTGGTACATGGGGAATTAGGCCCCTCCTGGGCTTAACCAGAGCTACCTTGTTTGAG GGAAATGATGCAAATTCACCAAAGAGCAGCACACAATACATTGTTGTGTCATATCTTCAGCCTTTGCTGCTTTGGAGTGGAGCTCTCCTTTTCTGCAG AACATTGGACCCAATAGTATTGTCTTCAAGTGCCAGCCAAGCTGTTAAAACTCGCTTTCTTAGCTTTGCGCGGTCCATGTCAACAGTGTTGGCATTTGCCTGCTGTTTATCAAG CCTACTTCAGCAGGTGCAGAAATTTTTTATGGAGACAAATAATCCTGCCGATACCAGAAAT ATGGGTTTCAGTTTTGCTGGGAAAGCTGTTTACACTGCTGCGTGGGTCGCTGCTGCTTCATTGTTTATGGAGCTTTTGGGTTTCTCTACCCAAAAATGGCTAACAGCTGGAGGTCTGGGGACAGTACTGCTTACTCTCGCTGGTCGTGAG ATACTTACTAACTTCCTTTCAAGCATTATGATTCATGCTACACGGCCCTTTATTCTGAATGAGTGGATCCAGACCAAGATAGGAGGTTATGAAGTTTCTGGCACAGTAGAG CACGTTGGCTGGTGGTCACCTACGATTATCAGAGGTGATGACCGTGAAGCGGTTCATATTCCTAACCACCAGTTCAGTGTTAACATTGTGAGGAATCTAACTCAAAGGACACATTGGCGCATCAAAACACATCTTGCCATCAGCCATCTTGATGTCAGCAAAATTAAT AGTATTGTGGCTGATATGCGCAAGGTGTTGTCCAAAAATCCTCAAATCGAGCAACAAAAAATACACAGAAGAGTCTTTTTGGAGGATGTAGATCCAGAGAACCAAGCCCTTAGG ATTCTCATATCCTGTTTTGTGAAGACTTCGCGTTTTGAAGAGTACCTTTGTGTTAAG GAAGAAGTTCTCTTGGACCTTCTTAGAGTTATCAGGCATCATGGCGCACGTCTAGCAACCCCAATTCGCACAGTTCAGAGGATGCGTAATGAGACTGAGGCAGACAGTGCAGCATTTTCAGACATAGTTTTCAATCAAGCAGCTATGAACCGTCGACTCATGTTGATTGAGCCATCCTACAAAATCAATGGCGATGATAATGCCAAGTCCTCCCGTCCTAAATCATCAGAGCAGAAAGGTGAAGAAAAAGACCCTGAAGGAGAAGCAACGGACTCCAAGGCTGAAACAGAAAACAACGGATCAAACACTAAAAATGAGAAACCCAAAGTAAGTCTTGATTCCAACTCTAGTACAGGCAATAAAGGTTCGAGAACCGGGTCAACGGACCAGTCTATAGAACACAAatcagaagagaagaagaaagatagtGCAGGAGAGTCAACCAAATCAGAGAAGGAGAACGTTTCTGATGGCGAAAGTGCAACAGAGCAGACACTGAAACCAAAAGCAAGACAAGGGACCGAAAAGAGCAATGGAGATGAGAAAGCTAGAGATGTTCGTGGATCTGGTACAAGTTCTTCGTTAGAGGAAAATATTGTTCTCGGTGTTGCTTTGGATGGCTCAAAACGTACACTCCCGATTGATGAAGAACTCGAGGCATCTAGTTCGTTAATGTAG